The window AGTGGCAAGCGGGGGGCCAGCCTCCCCCACTCCCTGCCAGGTGGTGGCCCATGGAATATGTGCAGCTAGTGCTGGCCCAGCTCCCGGCTGACAAGCTGGAGGAGGCCCTGCGGCCCGGCGGACTCCTGGACCGCCTGGACGAGCACCGCAACCACCTCGTCCACCAGGCAGGCTTCCAGGACATGCGGGTGGTGCGGTCCATCAACCGCCAGGGCAATGTGCAGCTGGTGGTGGAGACCCGCTGGGCCGACGATCAGAGCCTGATCGACTACGAGACGGGGGAGCCTACCGTCGTCTCCATCCTGGAGCAGCACCGCGACCTACTGGTGCCGGGGTCCCTCCAGGTCATCGACATGGAGGCCCTGCGCAGCGAGGAATGGTGGCGGCGGTTCGAGGCCGAGCAGCAGGTGCGGGAGCGCACGGCCTTCCCCTTCCTGGTGCCGGCCATGGCCTTCCTGTTCAGCGTGCTGGTGGTCTACGGCCTTTCGCGCATTTACCTGGAGCTGGCCCACTGGAAGGTGGGCGACGTGGACATGGCCACGCCTCTGGCCCTGGGCATCTCGGCCCTCATCCTGCTGGGGGGCTGGTTCGTGGCCAGCGTGCCCCAGATAAAGGGCTGGCACGTGGGCGCCATGGCGGCCGTCGTCCT is drawn from Dehalococcoidia bacterium and contains these coding sequences:
- a CDS encoding cupredoxin domain-containing protein, with product MEYVQLVLAQLPADKLEEALRPGGLLDRLDEHRNHLVHQAGFQDMRVVRSINRQGNVQLVVETRWADDQSLIDYETGEPTVVSILEQHRDLLVPGSLQVIDMEALRSEEWWRRFEAEQQVRERTAFPFLVPAMAFLFSVLVVYGLSRIYLELAHWKVGDVDMATPLALGISALILLGGWFVASVPQIKGWHVGAMAAVVLLGILAGAIWAAVHEEGGAQEAAAEQPPAATAPAGGGGQAGGAPATSLEVRAVRSLRFNAQQLVVAANQPVTITFINEDTGQVHDFTIWRNRQEAQAGGRPLAGTKFCTAPCQETLNVTLAPGNYYFNCTVHPQQMTGTLVAR